Proteins co-encoded in one Candidatus Paceibacterota bacterium genomic window:
- a CDS encoding CAP domain-containing protein, translating into MKNKKNKIIGIIFSLLGIIIISTLFYLVLNERIFNKENLLPGPLTSKEEKSQGVLSNDKIIKITNEYRGNENLLPLGENEILNKAAMERVEDMFKQQYFAHVSPDGKDISDTLELVHYEYAVSGENLALGYFADSKDLVDAWMASEGHRANILNSKFTEIGVAHKIGLYEGKKQYIAVQVFGKPMADCFMPDENLKEQISLEKKEVAALEKRLDNLKGEINLLEAKIEENNKKKKELQSLQAQLEEKVDYYNNLVGQLKTKQVSLQKLIIQYNDQVDTFNQCVKN; encoded by the coding sequence ATGAAAAACAAAAAAAATAAAATAATTGGCATAATCTTTTCTCTTTTGGGAATTATAATTATTTCAACTCTCTTTTATTTAGTTCTAAATGAAAGAATATTTAACAAAGAAAATTTACTTCCTGGTCCTTTAACATCAAAAGAAGAAAAGAGCCAAGGGGTTCTTTCTAATGATAAAATTATAAAAATTACTAACGAATATCGTGGTAATGAAAATCTTTTACCTCTTGGAGAAAATGAGATACTTAACAAAGCAGCAATGGAAAGAGTTGAGGATATGTTTAAACAGCAGTATTTTGCGCATGTCTCTCCCGACGGAAAAGATATTTCAGATACTTTAGAACTTGTTCATTATGAATACGCTGTTTCCGGCGAGAATTTAGCCCTTGGTTATTTTGCAGATTCAAAAGATCTTGTTGATGCCTGGATGGCAAGTGAAGGACATAGAGCGAATATTTTAAATTCAAAATTTACAGAAATTGGAGTTGCGCACAAAATTGGACTATATGAAGGGAAAAAACAATATATAGCAGTACAGGTTTTTGGAAAGCCAATGGCGGATTGTTTTATGCCAGATGAAAATTTAAAAGAACAAATAAGCTTAGAAAAAAAAGAGGTGGCAGCGTTAGAGAAGAGGTTGGACAATTTAAAGGGAGAAATAAATTTACTTGAGGCAAAAATAGAAGAGAACAACAAAAAAAAGAAGGAACTGCAGTCGCTTCAAGCTCAACTTGAGGAAAAAGTAGATTATTATAATAATCTTGTGGGGCAGTTAAAAACAAAACAGGTCTCTCTTCAAAAGTTGATTATACAATATAACGATCAAGTAGACACATTTAATCAGTGTGTAAAAAACTAA